The following are encoded together in the Kineosporiaceae bacterium genome:
- a CDS encoding flagellar hook capping protein, protein MSSVTGIGTAKTPTITGSDGTTFSAGADRTAMGTDTFLKLLVAQLQYQDPSNPTDSSQFMAQTAQFTAVEKMQQLTELQQQVLDSSRSQTATSLVGRTVTYTDASGISRSGLVTAATLGSSTPNLTIDGLKIELTAVTGVSTTPTGTSSSSTSSGNSTSGS, encoded by the coding sequence ATGAGCAGCGTGACAGGTATCGGCACTGCGAAGACGCCCACGATCACCGGATCCGATGGCACGACGTTCTCGGCCGGCGCCGACCGCACCGCGATGGGCACCGACACGTTCCTCAAACTGCTGGTGGCCCAATTGCAGTACCAGGACCCCAGCAACCCGACCGACTCCTCGCAGTTCATGGCGCAGACGGCCCAGTTCACTGCGGTGGAGAAGATGCAGCAGCTCACCGAACTGCAGCAACAGGTGCTGGACTCCTCGCGCAGCCAGACCGCCACCTCTCTGGTCGGGCGCACGGTGACCTACACCGACGCCTCCGGCATCAGCCGCAGCGGCCTGGTCACCGCCGCCACGCTGGGCTCGTCCACACCCAACCTGACGATCGACGGCCTGAAGATCGAATTGACCGCCGTCACCGGGGTGTCGACGACCCCGACCGGCACCTCGTCGTCCAGCACCTCATCCGGCAACTCGACCAGCGGAAGCTGA
- a CDS encoding flagellar hook-length control protein FliK — MTVTTNRTTAATVGELIGADPSQAQAPNPATVAAFHQALMLAARQSTAAQNTRPDLPERARPSVEERPQERAGNRARRPVRRPASTRPPRDPSSEAATSTPAPAATPAAQQARPEAPTRVPPGRHRSEAAVETATPTERVGAARTSGTASSPITQPAGPAAPTPAGETATGTVDSLPTEGSVSFAAALATSASAAESGTPTAPDVAATPVAATSPAPNDGSLIGSPTDGSPTEATPAATAPAAAIAAALLDPATSTVVATAQAATSAPRVTAAQQTPMADTGEGTASGIDGVPASAGSESPVDSQQATALPSSAPAPSNTPTPLPQNAPATNVAPPVAAAQPIAPAAEDDPQPTGRLESTGSVEAGDSPSAGSPTSGGASTPAAASGEATPATTTPVAGAGGVQASAANQPATGPEAARTPHTPGSPQDLAAQVVKHVSGLRTLRDGTHRTVMHLSPDNLGDLTVTVDVRGASVQLSMSGEITAIATLREGMDHLRDQLSEAGLDLASVALQDSATEGSPQRRPGAGETDGDTGGPRGRSGQQPGAERTTSRFDRDEAGSATRVNSTTEGFDVRV, encoded by the coding sequence ATGACCGTGACCACGAACCGCACCACCGCTGCCACGGTCGGTGAACTGATCGGCGCCGACCCGAGCCAGGCACAAGCCCCGAACCCGGCCACCGTGGCGGCGTTCCACCAGGCACTGATGCTGGCCGCCCGGCAGTCGACGGCAGCGCAGAACACCCGTCCGGATCTGCCGGAACGAGCTCGCCCGAGCGTCGAGGAGCGACCGCAGGAACGGGCCGGCAACCGCGCGCGGCGTCCGGTGCGGCGTCCGGCGAGCACCCGTCCGCCGCGCGATCCGTCCTCCGAGGCCGCCACCTCGACCCCGGCGCCGGCCGCCACCCCGGCAGCGCAGCAGGCCCGGCCCGAGGCACCGACGCGGGTACCCCCCGGCCGCCACCGATCCGAGGCCGCGGTCGAGACGGCGACGCCCACCGAGCGGGTCGGCGCGGCCCGCACGAGCGGTACCGCCTCGAGCCCGATCACCCAGCCCGCCGGCCCCGCGGCACCGACACCGGCGGGTGAGACCGCCACCGGGACAGTCGATTCCCTCCCTACCGAGGGTTCCGTGTCGTTCGCTGCCGCCCTGGCCACCTCGGCCTCTGCGGCCGAGTCGGGAACCCCCACCGCACCGGACGTCGCCGCCACACCGGTAGCCGCCACGAGTCCGGCCCCGAACGATGGTTCCCTGATCGGTTCCCCGACCGATGGTTCCCCCACCGAGGCCACCCCGGCAGCCACCGCCCCGGCGGCCGCGATCGCGGCCGCACTGCTCGACCCGGCGACCAGCACCGTCGTGGCGACAGCGCAGGCGGCCACCTCGGCTCCCCGCGTGACAGCTGCACAACAGACCCCGATGGCCGACACCGGGGAAGGCACCGCCTCGGGGATCGACGGCGTGCCCGCCTCGGCAGGCTCGGAGAGCCCGGTCGACAGTCAGCAGGCCACGGCCCTGCCGTCGTCCGCCCCGGCGCCCTCGAACACGCCGACTCCGCTGCCGCAGAACGCCCCTGCCACGAACGTCGCCCCACCGGTGGCTGCTGCGCAGCCGATCGCCCCCGCCGCCGAGGACGATCCCCAGCCCACCGGACGACTCGAGTCCACCGGCTCGGTCGAGGCCGGCGACTCCCCGTCGGCAGGGTCGCCGACGTCCGGGGGCGCCTCGACACCTGCCGCGGCCTCGGGCGAGGCCACACCGGCCACCACCACGCCCGTCGCCGGCGCCGGCGGCGTCCAGGCGTCGGCGGCGAACCAGCCCGCCACCGGCCCGGAGGCCGCCCGGACACCCCACACCCCAGGCAGTCCCCAGGATCTGGCCGCACAGGTCGTCAAGCACGTCAGCGGCTTGCGGACGTTGCGCGACGGTACCCATCGCACGGTGATGCACCTGTCGCCGGACAACCTCGGCGACCTGACCGTGACGGTCGACGTCCGGGGGGCGAGCGTGCAGCTGTCGATGTCGGGCGAGATCACCGCCATCGCCACCCTGCGCGAGGGCATGGACCACCTGCGCGACCAACTGTCCGAGGCAGGCCTCGACCTCGCGTCGGTGGCCTTGCAGGACAGCGCCACCGAGGGCTCACCGCAGCGCCGACCGGGCGCCGGCGAGACCGACGGCGACACGGGCGGCCCCCGGGGCCGGTCCGGCCAGCAGCCGGGAGCCGAACGGACGACCTCGCGCTTCGACCGGGACGAGGCCGGGTCGGCCACCCGGGTGAACTCGACCACGGAGGGCTTCGATGTACGGGTTTGA